In Capsicum annuum cultivar UCD-10X-F1 chromosome 8, UCD10Xv1.1, whole genome shotgun sequence, the genomic window CCTACTGACTATCCTAagatactacattatttcatattgtagggttcgaagacacttcttttatccttgtgcaGCATTAGGTGGATTATCGCGTTCACCGAGTAGCTGTAAAGTGGTGAtcctccatcttttggaaggccttatcatttttatattttttatttgattcagtACTTTTGAATTCTTTTGATCATGGCCGGGGGCATATCTCGACCGGTTTGGTATTCtgattttagaggctattgtggacatATGTGGGTTGGTtaattattgttttgactcttagttttatTAGGTCATTCATTCATCTTCTTATTTCTGTTTAGTTGGCTTccgtattatttttattattattattattattgtgttcttGAGGTTGGGTTAAGGGGTGATCTTTGAtacatggtggacttgagatacccatcacgatcAGACCCTGTTCGAATCATGAAAGATAGTGttcaatgaaaataaagaaagatcaaTGCAGTGCAACATTCACAGAAATGGTGATCAAGATTTAAAGTGTTGGAAGGGGCATACAAGCATACTGTGATattgaatcaaagaaaatattGTTATAGATCTTGGGAACTACAAAGAATCTCCTATGAACATGGTATAGTAGCAATGAACTACTTGAATTTGGATGCATCATAAGAAAATTCTAGCTggtacaaaaaaaaaagacaaatgtGAAGGCCTATTCTTACTCCATTCAACCAGTTTCAAACATGAaaatatgttcaaataataaaaattctatAGTTGAGCTGCCTGAAGTAAGACAAATGCCTGGTAGGCCACTAAAaagtagaaagaaagaaattgatgAAGTGAGAAGAATTGAAAAGTTGTCAAAATTTTGGGTGCCAATGACATGTTCAATTTGTAAAGgagaaaatcataacaagaaagGTTGTCCACGAAATTTCAATCTTAAATACACATTAGCACCCACAAAAGAGGTAATACTCTCATTAGCTTACTTAAGATTTTATCATTAAATTACTTACAAACTAGTCTATTATTTTAGTGTGTTTTCTCACAATAGCCTTTTACTGAAAAGAAGAAGTACAAGTAACACTGATAAAACTTGTACAAAAAGTTGTTACAAGAGGCCAAGTGTTGTGGGTCAAGGAgtgtatttattttcaaaaatagatatGCTTATGCTAATGTAAGTGTCTTATTAAATTGATACTTTTTAGTATCTTGCAAAAGTTATCAAAAAATAACCAAGTTATTTATGTTTCAGCAAGAATTGACTAGCAGTAGAAGAGTTAACACAAGCATGGTGAGTTCCTGCACATGTCCCTGGTGATATTGGCTATCAACCAATCAAAGGACTAAAGTGGAAAGGTAGTTGTGCTATTACTCAAAGCGCAACTTCAAGTTCAAACTAGATCAAAAGATGTTGGAATGAAGACAAGGGCACAACTGATTGAAAAATCTCCTTCAAAGACTACCAAGGCAAAAACTTTATCAAAGAAAAATGTAAAGGGCAAGAAAAAAAAGTTCTTAGTTCATGTGTGGTGATGGTGattgttagtatttttttttgctattgtAAGTACTTGTGATTTTgtaaaatcaaactttaataGTCACTATAACTGCATATATATTGCTTTAATCAGCAGAGAAATACAATTATATCCATTAAAATACACTATCttacatacactaaaataaaaaaaattatatcaattatTCTTTCATCTAAGGCAGCCTTAACTTCACCATATACATACACCAACACCAATTTTTCATTCAGTGGCAGAAAAGGTAAAAGAACATAATCACATTACATATCAAACTAATGCACAAAATTAGCTTTAAGTTGTTTTTTCCTTTTAGctccttttgttgtttgttaGTCTTCTTCAACGAACCTAAAATTACAACATTAACATGACATGAAAATTCTGAATCATACCAATAAAAAAACTTACAAGGAGTTCAAAATAAGGACTGAAGTTCATAGAAAACAAAGTTATAAAAAGTACTTAAaacaaaagatttaaaaaaaaatatatataaatattacatACACCATAATGCATACAATCGAGGAATATATGCCCGGGGTTGTCATCCGATCATGAAATTCTCACAATTAAAGGAGACCCAATTGCACAAATAATTCTCCTATGATAATTCATGGAGTACGAAATTGcaatttaaatagataaaataaaagcaattaaaaaaattattttttaaaattttaaaagtgatGGAGGTGAAGGGAGAATAAATAGGAAAAGaaggggcggggggggggggggggggggggggctttgaaattattgtaagaataaagaaaaatggtgttttttttttcattttcttttttactgTTGCAGAAcgaaaatgttgaaatttttttaattgatcacaGGCCTCCTTGAGTTTGTACTCACTTTTCATGTCAGGTGAACGACGAGAGAAAACtcaacatattaaaataacaaggTTCGAAGGGTATTTAAGACAATCAATAATTTAGATGTACACTAAATAAAACCTTACAAGTTCAGGAGGTAATTAAAACTTCTCcggaaaaaaaaaactactgaACAGTAAATCAAAAGAAGAGCAacttttttatgtaataaatgaGATAAAATCAATCTAGGATTATGAATTTGTTAGATCACGTTGAGTAATTACTTGAGCTGGCTGATTTTTTATCGGGTTACTAGTTGCATGTTGATATTATATGTTGAGCATCATGTCGAATTGTCGATAACTCTAAGACTGCTCGAGTATTCCTAATGCTTATAATTTTGTAGTCATCGATTGATAGTGAAATGAATGTGAAATTTCATCTTGTATCGACTAAGCAAAACTAATGGGTATATTTCTATCCAAGTTAATGAATCATTCTCTTTTTTATATAAGATTCACAATCAAGccctattttttcttattatacaCACAAATTCTCTCTTTTGAGTCCAACTGTAATGAGCCACAAATGGTATTTGAATGATAATCAAGCAATCAAATAATTAAGACCAAGAAAAAAGTAAGTAACCACATGAGTCGTAGCACGATGATATCTATCTTAACAAATCAAATCGAGTTTATACAATAACACAATTACGTAGGTACTATAATTTTGAACGAGAAGTTAAGTTCTACATAAATACGAAGGACTTACAACAAATTATTCAAAGAAAAACATAAGAGTAAATTAATACGGAGAAGAAAAGATAAGAATAATTTTCTACGGTCTCCACGACGACTCCTATCTCTTtatagatcaaaagatatctaaaattttatgtttatggACTACTTATATGTACAGGTAAAAGTCTTAGACACAATAATTAAGTTCAAAATAAACTGAGAGTATTAGTCCAAAATTGAACTAACGCCTCGTGTTGATCCTTGCTAGGCGTCCTGCGATAGGCCATTTGGCTAGTGACTTTTTTCGTGTCTCCTCCATGCTTCTTCAATGCTATCATGTCGTGTTAGGTCTCGACTGGCGCGACATGGTAGGCCATTTTTGCCACAttcttgctctttttttttttttacttttaatcttTATCCTTGATTTTTGTACTTCGAACTAACTTTGGATTGGTGATTTATAACTTCTACTTAGATTTCGAAGTTGTAATGTATCCGTTTTCGCTCAAATTCCTACCATCTAATTCTACACATAAAAACAACCAACATAAGCGTAATACGTAAAATTAATACTCAAATGATGATAAAAACACAAATTAATAGCTAAATATATAACTTTCGGCCTCACATCACCAATAATAGATACCCTAACTTTGCAGTAAAGCTTTACCCgcactcttttttttcttaagaaaatttaCCTGCACTTAATAATTATATTACTCcatttgtctcaatttatgtgacacttttTACTTCTCCGAAATTTAAACAGTGCAAGTTTGATTGAATTTGAACATGAaatcttaaatttttttgataaaaatttatatatttaaaaactacgtaaaaaatactatacGTAACAataattgacaatttaaaatatttaaaacatctgAAAAGATTACGATCAAAATAGACATATTTAaatatcaaaatctaaaatttatcacataaaataagataaaaagataataaataaccaaaatgggttgtggtgcagtggatggggttgctccacccttaactagaggtcgagggttcgaccctgggtatggagaaaactctgctGGGAGAGCTGTAACCTTAATGGGCACTGTAATGCACGATCTGAATTAATCGGGATTCCAATGCGAACACCAAACaccgaatgaaaaataaaaaaataaataataaataaataaataaaaattatctatttatatataaatttttaataatcaatcataattaattaacatatatcTTTACGATGTTAAATTACTTTACTAGTACTATAAATTTTCTCTTTACATGATTTGATAACACCAAATAGAGGTTTGATTTAAGTACACAGGTCACTGCTGTCAACGTTTGATTAAAGCAGCAGCACCGCGACATGAAGAGCACTGCCTTTATTTCGGCTAATTGAACACGTTTTTCTCCTCTCTATCAAATATTCTTCCTTTCACTTTTACTTATTTTgacaagtaaaaattaaaatataattttattttattattttttaaatataataaatttaatatttttaaaaatatatcacaaatatctataattaataataatgatgaattagaaattaagtaatttatttaatataaatacttatttttaatatagcaTATAAATAATAACTGAACGAAGAGAGTATAATATAGTATATATCGTTTTCCTAATTATTTACACATGTGAATATGAAGATAGATGTGCTTAATCATTCCACAAATATAAGGCAGTTCTGATTTAATATTGATTTTACTAATTTAGATAATTTAAACTGTTTTGAACTATAAATTTGACTTAATCTTACTTTTTTTGTGCAAAATTAAGTCAATCAGTCTTTAGTTTTATCCAATTACTAGTAAATTTGTCCGTGCTTCGCGCGTTTTGAAGAACACTtggaaatatataaaaagataaaaaataataatagattcATATATTATACCTCTCATTTTATGAGAacaaaaacactaaaaataacatatatttggaGTAATTAATATTACTTTCATGATTTTGTGTAATGTATAGTTAATTACATATTATCAATAAAGTTCATTCAAGTTTTATCTATTAAGAAATGTACATTAACTATTTAACTATGACATTACTATTTACTTTAGATATAATAATAGAGGTTAAGAAGGAATAGTAAGTATCCTCTGATGacatttgaaaatcataaaatgcCGATTAATAATGAAACTTAAATTAAGAACGTTaacaaaaaaatagtaatattgTAGCAAACAAAACAGATTGTGACAAACAAAGCCGAGGCCCTTGATCTCTCCAACTCAACAATGAATAAAACCTTTCCCCTTGAGTCGCCAAGTCCCCTATCATGGTCTGTATCTTGCTGCCAACGctcttcaaacgatcatatctcaTCCTCACCTTATACGTGCTCCTTGATGTTGGGAATCTATCGAATTCTTCATCCAAATCGTCAGGGAAAACATCATGAGCGTGTGATAGATGGATGTCCATGTGAGGTGGATGTCTTGGTTTCAATCTATAGTGCCAAATACCAATCAAGAAAAGCTAAAGAAAGAATGTAGGAACAATCAATTCAGGATAGAGGACTAATATTATAAAGATTATGTGAATCAGAATTGTAGTAAGCGGATTCTTCCAATGGCATATTTGATCAAACCATTTCCCAATTGCCATTATtggactcattgtaacaactcataAGTTGCAGTTTGGATCCCTGGATGCTGCTTTTGCAGCAGTTGTTGCTGCACATTTGTCATCTTGTCAGGTAGATTAAATTAATTCCACTTCACTTGTTGGGCTGAAATCGAGTTGAACGGAGTAAGGAAGTAAATAGGAAAAGAATGAAGCAAAACTAATGAACTTTCACGCCAGGCCTTCTGCACAACAATCACCTTTGGCACTTGCTGCTACTTTGCATCACAAATACACAGGTGGGATTTGAAATAAACATTACAACCTTCTTATCGTGAACTCtatttgatattgttattttctAAGAACTGCAGAACCTGTACAATTTGGTGCTTAAAAGCTAGATGTAAGACTTACCTTGTACTGCGGGAACCTCTCTCAACTTCTTTGTCCTTGCAAATATCTTACTATTTTACAGTTACACCACAGGTAGCAACGATTTAGATACAAACAAAACTTGGACTTCCCGCAGCAGCTCTTGCATTAGGCTGGAATATGAGGAGACTGTTCTTTACCAGGTCTAGCTCCACCTTTGGGTCCTCAAGTTTGCATTATTTCAGTCTTGCTTCCCTTCACTCACTATCACTAGGCATCCTACTGGACCAGGTAATATCAATCTCTAAACTCTGGGATGAGCCATCCTTATTGTTGTCCTGGCTGAGGCTGAAAAGACCACTGTACATGCCTTCACCAACAACTTTATCAATTTGGATCGTTACCCTGTAGTCTGAAACAAAAGTATACACATCAGAAATGCTGAGACTAATATTAACTATTATGTAGGAGTGACCATTCTATTATGTCATCCTATTGCCAAATGCAACACACATATAATAGCATGAAATCCTGCTTTCTGTATGGATCATTTTGCTATAAAGAATAAACAGAGTTGGTAAAACTGATGTTCTAGCTGGAAGTTTATTGGGCAAAAGAATATAAAGTTCATATCGGACATTCAGAACATAAAGCTACTTACCTTCCCAAATGTGTTCTTGCTTTTGCACAAGATATGTAGCTTTTGTCCCTTGGGTGGTACATCAAAAGCCCATGTGAATCCTTCTTTCCATTCTGGCGATGTACTGTGACTCACAACCTGATCATAAAACATGGGTTATTAATATGAAATGTAGCTCACCAGAACAAGAACCTTCTTTATATATAGATTCTTTACATATAGCTAAACCTAATATTTCTTCACctttagactttatttttttccttggaAGTTCCTATGCTATAATCAAGTAAATTGCACAGCatacataaatctgaaaaaaTTAGACACAACCTCTTTTTTCAATGGTGGTTCTGCTCGGCCTAGCCTTGTTGAAGGTATTTGAATAGTTTGGAACCTGAGGAACTTGCTGATTGATAGACAATGGATGAGCATAATGCATCTTTCAAAACAACGGTTGAGCATATTTAGACAGCATATTGACATAAGATGTACACAAAAACCTCACAGCTAATTAAACTTCTCCCATCTTTTTAACGCACGATGGTTGCAGGACAATAAGAGGGTAGGAATATGTGTATACATTCTTGGTTTCAAGAGTCGAGAGCCTAAACCTCACCTTTCCAATGCTCGtacattcccccccccccccNNNNNNNNNNNNNNNNNNNNNNNNNNNNNNNNNNNNNNNNNNNNNNNNNNNNNNNNNNNNNNNNNNNNNNNNNNNNNNNNNNNNNNNNNNNNNNNNNNNNccccccccccccccccccccccgtagGTAAGAATGAAGAAGTCATGAAACAAACCTTTGTTGCCGAAGAGTTCTCATTTGACAAGCATGCAAACATTGTTGTATAGAGCTTTGTGTCTCTCTTGTTGCTCTCTGCTTGGCGCTATTCTAGTGTCTTCTGTATCAGTTTCAAGGGAAAAAGgagaatcaaaaaataattttagtttttctttttaataaaataggGTGAATCAAAGGTCTGAGACATTGCGGAATGATAAAGAAAGAAAGTGTTGGAGACAAAAATGCTAATTAAAAGGATTTAGTTCGTTTTTTCTCCTgtgaaattcttgattatcaatcccactaataaaaatatcaaatttacttGAGGAAACAGAGTTAAGTAGGAAAAAGAACATtgaaacaaaactaaacataccAATCTCAATAAATTTAAAGGCATTTATGTTGATAGCTTATGAACAGTATGGCACATAACAAATTTGGGAGAAAGTCTAGCTATTAATAGAGAAATCTCAATTGCCGCTGATCATCGAGTTCATGATACATACAGTGGCAACAATCAAATACTCTCCAATGATTCAATTAAAACCTCATCAGATCTCTAGCTTTTGTTTTCAATTTCACATTTTGACACCATTTAAATCAAACCGGGTCAGAGATAACAAAATATTATCATCTACTATTTGAGAATTTAATCAAACAACATAGGAAATAAAAGGAATGAAAAAAGATTTCCTAATCACTGAAGATCTCTCCTTTAGAAGCAAAAGATGTGAAACTTGAGATATATGAGAAATCCTAATCACTGAAGATATCTCCTTCAAAAGTTTTATTTCTGAAAGGGTATGTAACGCGTTAGAAGTTATTTCTCAAAGGATATGTAATATTTTAGAAGATGATTAGGTCATAACTGCTCAGATTAAAGTGAGgaatttattttgtaaataattaaaacgacaaaaaaaagaaaaaaattgaaaaatctgagaaaaaagaaaaatatgaatccTGCATTGTCATGCTGCCACATCAGACTCCTCTACATTCAGCtttatatataaagagagagagattattttcgtttatattttatttcacatCAAATACAATATTCGTGCCTTTTTTTAGGGGTAATTAGGTAATCTTAATTAGAAAAAGTATTGGATTTTTAATTATCATGTTTTATGTTTCAATGTATATTGAGAGTTACGCTTAATAAAAAGTCGCTCACATCCAATCATATCGATGTTTATCTtacattaataaaaataatatatattgccATTCACAATCAATTTTATTTCTTAGGCCTAATTTGGTTATATGTATCTAGGGGTGGGTGTTCGGTATTCAGTTTGCTATTATCATAATTCAAATTCGGTAATTTGATAATCGGTAAATGAAAATAcataccaaataccatatcaTTAAACTTCGATTTGGaaattcgataatcggtaaattaaacttcgaTTCAGTACAGTATTtgataataccatattaaagttaaaTTTGGTAGACTCTAATCTAGGCCAAATTCAACTGTTTACTTTAGAATagaatcaaaatacaaaataaagtttCTGCCCTATGCCTTATGGAAACAACACTTTTCAACACTTCATCAGTGATGTTTTATAGCTCATTCATCATCTACTGatttaaaataataactatttaatGCAGAAATGACTCCGAAAGATAATAGCCATATATGTTCCTCAAATATTTGCCTCGTAATGACTAGTGAGTGagtttaaataaaagaattcaCTAACCCTTTCATCAAGAAAAACTTATGAgatatttaaaatcatacaacatAGTGTCAAACCTTTTTGATTACTTAGATATGGCAGGAAATGAGTATCTCTGCAACAACTCTGCCACTAGACATAACTTAGATATACCTAAAAGTTGCATCACGACTAGACAAGTTCAGGTTATTTTGATAGATAGAACCAGAATGAAGAAAACACGAATAATATGAAACAATAACTTCATATTTGAACATGTTATCAACTGCTgctaacaataaaaaatttaaaagtgattttcattttaaaattttaaaattaatatagtaTTATAAACTTTTAGGTTGTGGGCTTTTATTGATCTTTTGTAGAATATTAATTTGGACTCGTGACCTATGAGTATAGACTATGGTCAGTTAACAATAATTTGGTATTCggtaaataccaaataccatatgGTAATAATATCTTTTTTCAATCTCGA contains:
- the LOC124886737 gene encoding protein CELLULOSE SYNTHASE INTERACTIVE 3-like isoform X2, which codes for MRTLRQQSKFLRFQTIQIPSTRLGRAEPPLKKEVVSHSTSPEWKEGFTWAFDVPPKGQKLHILCKSKNTFGKTTG
- the LOC124886737 gene encoding protein CELLULOSE SYNTHASE INTERACTIVE 3-like isoform X1, which translates into the protein MSICCLNMLNRCFERCIMLIHCLSISKFLRFQTIQIPSTRLGRAEPPLKKEVVSHSTSPEWKEGFTWAFDVPPKGQKLHILCKSKNTFGKTTG